Proteins co-encoded in one Polynucleobacter sp. MG-6-Vaara-E2 genomic window:
- a CDS encoding pseudouridine synthase, whose protein sequence is MEEKVRVSKLLSELGLCSRREADSYIEQGLVTVDGEVVNELGVRAYRHQKIELQSGAKAQQASRITVILNKPVGYISHYDDEQEYQPAASLITPDNYFGSPLDKGRNPRFNTKGLAPAGRLDIDSTGLLVLTQDGRIAKLLIGENSPIEKEYLVRVEGVLSFEDLDRLKHGLSLDGVALKPAQVSWQNEDQLRFVLREGRKRQIRRMCEMVGLKVLGLKRVRMGRISLGPLPPGHWRFLRPEEQF, encoded by the coding sequence ATGGAAGAAAAAGTTCGCGTCTCTAAATTACTATCTGAGCTCGGCCTATGCTCTAGACGCGAAGCTGATTCTTATATTGAACAGGGACTTGTCACTGTAGATGGTGAAGTCGTAAATGAGCTAGGTGTGCGCGCCTATCGACATCAAAAGATTGAATTGCAATCTGGCGCTAAAGCACAACAAGCATCGCGTATTACTGTTATTTTGAATAAGCCGGTTGGCTACATATCTCATTACGATGATGAGCAAGAATATCAACCAGCTGCATCACTCATTACACCTGACAATTACTTTGGCAGCCCACTCGATAAAGGTAGAAACCCGCGCTTTAATACCAAAGGTCTCGCACCTGCAGGTCGCCTCGATATTGACTCTACTGGCCTACTTGTTTTGACTCAAGATGGACGAATTGCAAAGCTCTTAATTGGCGAGAACAGTCCCATTGAAAAAGAATATTTAGTCCGCGTTGAAGGTGTGCTCTCTTTCGAAGATTTAGACCGTCTCAAACATGGTCTTTCGTTAGATGGGGTTGCACTCAAACCAGCACAAGTGAGCTGGCAGAATGAAGATCAACTGCGATTTGTTTTACGCGAGGGTCGTAAACGCCAAATTCGTCGTATGTGTGAGATGGTCGGATTAAAAGTGCTCGGATTAAAACGTGTCAGGATGGGTCGCATTTCATTAGGCCCTCTACCGCCCGGTCATTGGCGATTTCTCAGGCCGGAAGAGCAATTCTAA
- a CDS encoding peptide chain release factor 3, with the protein MDTSTSSTPAAEVLRRRSFAIISHPDAGKTTLTEKLLLYAGAIQIAGSVKARKASRHATSDWMEIEKQRGISVASSVMQMEYRDCIINLLDTPGHQDFSEDTYRVLTAVDSALMVIDAANGVESQTLRLLEVCRARNTPIVTFINKMDREVKPPMELMDEIESALGIEVVPFTWPVGMGKSFAGVIDIANMRMRMFKAGEDRVTEDSHAVVDVNDPALKERLGSDLENALAEVELIKEAMPAFDREAFLAGRQSPVFFGSAINNFGVREILNTLVELAPSPGSRKALQREVSPAENKFSAVVFKIQANMDPAHRDRVAFLRICSGHFQRGMKLKICRNGKEVRTNNALSFLSQRRDILDEAFPGDIIGLPNHGLLRLGDTLTEGEQLQFTGLPFFAPEIFRMVESADPLRSKQLRTGLMQLGEEGAIQVFRPMAGGTMLLGAFGQLQFEVVSHRLQTEYGAEVRLLPARYSLARWVSSEDPIALKKFTQENIHRMAEDVVGASVFLASHKSELDVAQQRWESIQFHALREHAGLIYQSELAG; encoded by the coding sequence ATCGATACCTCTACCTCCAGCACCCCAGCCGCAGAAGTACTTAGACGTCGCAGCTTTGCCATTATCTCTCACCCAGATGCAGGCAAAACAACGCTGACTGAAAAACTATTGCTATATGCAGGTGCGATTCAGATTGCGGGAAGCGTCAAAGCGCGCAAGGCCAGCAGACACGCTACTTCTGACTGGATGGAAATAGAAAAGCAACGCGGAATTTCTGTTGCAAGCTCTGTAATGCAGATGGAATATCGTGACTGCATTATTAATCTTCTCGATACACCAGGACACCAAGATTTCTCGGAAGATACTTATCGCGTCTTGACCGCAGTAGATTCTGCATTAATGGTGATTGATGCTGCAAACGGCGTAGAGTCCCAAACTTTGAGGCTCTTAGAAGTTTGTCGCGCCCGCAACACACCGATTGTTACCTTCATTAATAAGATGGATCGCGAAGTAAAACCGCCCATGGAGTTGATGGATGAAATTGAATCTGCGCTCGGTATTGAAGTTGTTCCATTTACCTGGCCGGTGGGCATGGGCAAATCTTTTGCCGGCGTCATTGATATTGCTAATATGCGCATGCGCATGTTTAAAGCTGGTGAAGATCGCGTAACCGAAGATTCCCATGCAGTAGTTGACGTGAATGATCCCGCTCTTAAAGAGCGCCTTGGGTCCGACCTGGAAAACGCCTTGGCGGAAGTTGAACTCATCAAAGAAGCGATGCCCGCCTTTGATCGCGAGGCATTTTTAGCTGGCCGCCAATCACCCGTATTCTTTGGCTCTGCAATTAATAACTTTGGTGTTCGTGAAATTCTCAACACCTTAGTTGAATTGGCCCCATCGCCCGGATCACGCAAAGCGCTGCAACGTGAAGTAAGCCCCGCAGAAAATAAATTTTCCGCCGTCGTGTTCAAAATTCAAGCCAATATGGATCCAGCGCATCGTGACCGCGTCGCATTTTTACGCATTTGCTCCGGTCACTTCCAACGCGGCATGAAGCTCAAGATTTGCCGCAATGGTAAGGAAGTGCGGACTAATAATGCGCTCTCATTTTTATCGCAGCGACGCGATATTCTTGATGAAGCCTTTCCGGGTGACATCATCGGACTTCCAAACCATGGCCTGCTTCGCTTAGGTGACACACTAACCGAAGGTGAACAATTACAATTTACAGGGTTGCCGTTTTTTGCCCCTGAAATCTTCCGCATGGTTGAGTCTGCAGATCCACTGCGCTCCAAGCAATTGCGGACCGGCTTAATGCAGCTTGGCGAAGAAGGCGCTATTCAGGTGTTTCGTCCAATGGCAGGCGGAACAATGTTGTTAGGTGCTTTTGGCCAATTGCAATTTGAAGTTGTTAGTCATCGTCTCCAGACTGAATATGGCGCTGAAGTCCGCCTGCTTCCTGCTCGCTACAGCCTAGCCCGCTGGGTTAGCTCAGAAGATCCCATTGCCCTTAAAAAGTTTACCCAGGAAAATATTCATCGCATGGCTGAAGACGTTGTTGGGGCCTCTGTATTTTTGGCTTCACACAAATCCGAGCTAGATGTTGCTCAACAGCGCTGGGAATCCATTCAGTTCCACGCTCTTAGAGAGCACGCAGGCCTCATCTATCAATCTGAACTAGCTGGATAA
- a CDS encoding DUF2798 domain-containing protein — protein sequence MINLNSIIFSLVMGFLMSASITLATTFIRIGPVENFFWIWLEVWSVAYPVAIICILIYRPFATKVTAVILEKLRGAK from the coding sequence ATGATTAATCTTAATAGTATTATTTTTTCTTTGGTAATGGGCTTTTTGATGTCGGCAAGCATTACGCTTGCAACGACTTTTATTCGCATTGGTCCTGTAGAGAATTTTTTCTGGATCTGGCTAGAGGTCTGGTCAGTTGCTTACCCTGTAGCCATCATTTGTATTTTGATTTACAGACCCTTCGCCACTAAAGTGACGGCAGTCATTCTTGAAAAATTAAGAGGGGCAAAATGA
- a CDS encoding DMT family transporter, whose translation MNKESKGMLIGFVGILIFSLTLPVSKIAVLSFDPYFIAFGRACLAGLVALAYLAYTKALLPRKTDVLKFIVIALGVVFGFPIFTTVAMKEGSSSHGAVILGMMPLATTVIGVLRFKERPSIGFWLVSLLGAGLVVVYALLKSDGSFTYIDGLLVLGGICACIGYVEGGELSRKMNPRAVISWALVISLPINIVMAYFTFHAEYWSADLVAWTSFVYLSLFPMFLGFFFWYEGLAIGGIARVSQVQLIQPFCTLLAASIFLGDHLTIMNMVFAFLVVSTVILSKKMLVKRN comes from the coding sequence GTGAACAAAGAAAGCAAGGGAATGCTGATCGGATTTGTCGGCATTCTGATTTTTAGCCTCACCCTGCCGGTGAGTAAGATTGCTGTCCTGAGCTTTGATCCTTACTTTATTGCGTTTGGTAGAGCATGCTTAGCCGGCTTAGTTGCACTGGCTTACCTTGCTTATACAAAAGCACTCCTACCTCGCAAAACAGATGTCCTGAAATTTATTGTGATTGCATTAGGCGTTGTATTTGGCTTTCCAATCTTTACTACTGTGGCCATGAAGGAAGGGTCTTCTTCACATGGCGCTGTGATTTTGGGGATGATGCCATTGGCCACCACAGTCATTGGTGTATTACGCTTTAAAGAGCGCCCTTCCATCGGTTTTTGGCTGGTGTCCTTATTAGGCGCTGGCCTCGTAGTTGTTTATGCACTCTTAAAAAGTGATGGCAGCTTTACTTATATTGATGGGCTCTTAGTCTTGGGCGGTATATGTGCTTGTATTGGGTATGTTGAGGGAGGAGAGTTGTCTCGTAAGATGAATCCTCGCGCAGTCATTTCTTGGGCCCTAGTGATTTCATTGCCGATCAATATCGTGATGGCCTATTTCACCTTTCATGCAGAGTATTGGAGCGCAGATCTAGTTGCGTGGACCAGCTTCGTTTATCTCAGCTTGTTTCCCATGTTCTTGGGATTTTTCTTTTGGTACGAAGGTCTCGCAATTGGCGGTATTGCTCGGGTGAGTCAAGTGCAACTGATTCAGCCATTCTGCACTTTACTGGCTGCAAGTATTTTCTTGGGAGATCACCTTACTATCATGAATATGGTGTTTGCATTCTTAGTAGTGTCGACGGTTATCTTGAGTAAAAAAATGTTAGTCAAACGAAATTAA
- a CDS encoding MOSC domain-containing protein, translating into MESIHQAELLSTGIKGDRYASGVGAYSQTLPNKVRHITLITEAGIATANEWLIASGEATFNSAQTRRNIVIANMSADDLNRLAGQTFHLGRLLLKGVELCTPCQRPAQLLNQFDFLDAFDHRGGLRAEILEIGSISVGDLLHVHQEAA; encoded by the coding sequence ATGGAGTCAATACATCAAGCAGAGCTGCTATCAACAGGCATTAAAGGTGATCGTTATGCAAGTGGTGTGGGGGCTTATTCGCAAACGCTTCCAAATAAAGTCCGCCACATTACTCTAATCACTGAGGCTGGCATAGCCACGGCGAATGAATGGCTCATCGCTAGTGGTGAAGCTACTTTCAATAGCGCCCAAACGCGCAGAAATATTGTGATTGCCAATATGAGTGCAGATGATCTCAATCGTCTGGCAGGTCAAACATTTCATCTGGGGAGGCTTCTGTTGAAGGGGGTGGAACTTTGCACTCCCTGTCAAAGACCTGCCCAACTTCTCAATCAATTTGACTTTTTAGATGCCTTTGATCATCGCGGAGGTCTGCGCGCTGAGATATTAGAAATCGGCAGCATCTCAGTTGGAGATCTATTGCATGTTCATCAGGAAGCCGCATGA
- a CDS encoding GNAT family N-acetyltransferase: MIRYSADTTITADQAIDLYIRSTLGERRPIHNKQTFEAMLKNADLTITAWDGEKLVGISRTLTDFSYVAYLADLAVDQDYQRAGIGKQLIALTQSHLGPECMIVLLAAPKANEYYEHIGFEHNPRAWTLKKS; this comes from the coding sequence ATGATTCGCTATAGCGCAGATACCACCATTACCGCCGATCAGGCGATTGATCTTTATATTCGTTCTACCCTCGGGGAGCGACGCCCCATTCACAACAAACAAACCTTTGAGGCAATGCTTAAGAATGCTGATCTCACTATCACGGCATGGGATGGTGAAAAGCTTGTAGGGATTTCTCGAACACTAACGGATTTTTCTTATGTAGCTTATCTGGCAGATTTAGCTGTTGATCAAGACTATCAACGTGCGGGCATTGGCAAGCAACTCATTGCACTTACCCAATCTCATTTGGGACCAGAATGCATGATTGTGCTTTTGGCGGCACCCAAAGCGAATGAGTACTATGAACATATTGGCTTTGAGCATAATCCTCGTGCCTGGACGCTTAAGAAATCATAA
- a CDS encoding histidine phosphatase family protein — MTTTHFCLIRHGETNWNVERRLQGHTDIDLNSHGEKQAIQMAKALQAIDLKFDVLYTSDLLRAAKTAKAIETAFGVSAISDESLRERHLGALQGITTSDAPKLEPELWEIHLSRDLDHELRGGESIKQFAARIHGALEKIRLKHSGKTILLVSHGGALDMMYRLASNQALEADKAVNVPNASLNWISHDGSSWKVDCWADTSHLEGLALDNLDL, encoded by the coding sequence ATGACAACAACACACTTTTGCTTAATACGCCATGGTGAAACCAACTGGAATGTTGAGCGCCGCCTTCAGGGTCATACTGATATTGATCTCAATTCTCATGGAGAAAAACAAGCCATACAAATGGCTAAGGCTCTTCAAGCCATTGATTTGAAGTTTGATGTGCTTTACACGAGCGATCTTTTGCGTGCCGCAAAAACTGCCAAGGCCATTGAAACCGCTTTTGGAGTAAGCGCGATATCTGATGAATCGCTCAGAGAACGCCATCTGGGAGCTCTGCAAGGAATTACGACAAGTGATGCGCCAAAGCTTGAGCCTGAGCTCTGGGAAATTCATTTAAGCAGAGACCTTGATCATGAGCTTAGAGGCGGAGAAAGTATCAAGCAATTTGCCGCGCGCATTCATGGGGCGCTTGAAAAAATTCGACTTAAGCATTCCGGTAAAACCATCTTGCTAGTAAGCCATGGTGGAGCGCTCGATATGATGTATCGGCTAGCCAGCAATCAAGCATTGGAGGCCGACAAGGCTGTTAATGTCCCCAATGCTTCTTTGAACTGGATTAGTCATGATGGCTCCTCATGGAAAGTCGACTGCTGGGCAGATACCAGTCATCTCGAAGGCTTGGCGCTAGATAACTTAGATCTATAG
- a CDS encoding MipA/OmpV family protein, producing MKLPLYLFLAMLSMPLYALNLEPVDIPDGLPDHIVGDIGAAVYSSNMHIGTEGTQSLVLPYAFFDYKRFFARIDEVGIKTFKMGYGYFEVIGKIDLNTYKVKSPINGSSLNRSDPIPLGFGTYQETPIGGFFANAYHDFGKSKGALYEFLYFAELETYKNVVVYPEVGIERQSSQYANYYYGISPGESNQTGYSAYTAPATSNLIAGFMVEIPVVDNWYVNLYGRRKWLGNGINNSPVMNRSFQDNIFAALAYRFK from the coding sequence ATGAAATTACCGCTGTATCTATTTTTAGCGATGCTTTCCATGCCGCTATATGCCCTCAATCTTGAGCCAGTAGATATACCAGACGGATTACCAGATCATATTGTTGGTGACATTGGCGCTGCCGTTTACTCATCAAATATGCATATTGGAACCGAAGGAACACAATCACTCGTGTTGCCTTATGCTTTTTTTGACTACAAACGTTTTTTTGCTCGTATCGATGAAGTGGGTATCAAAACATTCAAAATGGGTTATGGCTATTTTGAAGTGATTGGCAAAATAGATCTCAATACCTATAAAGTGAAGTCTCCGATTAATGGATCATCTCTGAATCGCAGCGATCCCATTCCATTAGGGTTCGGCACCTATCAAGAAACGCCTATTGGTGGATTTTTTGCTAACGCGTATCACGACTTTGGAAAGTCAAAAGGTGCGCTCTATGAATTCTTATATTTCGCCGAATTAGAAACCTACAAAAATGTTGTTGTTTATCCTGAGGTTGGTATTGAGAGACAGTCTAGCCAATATGCCAATTACTATTACGGCATTAGCCCTGGTGAATCGAATCAAACTGGCTATAGCGCTTATACCGCCCCAGCAACCAGCAATTTAATTGCGGGCTTTATGGTTGAAATCCCAGTTGTTGATAATTGGTATGTCAATCTGTATGGGCGTCGCAAATGGCTTGGCAACGGAATTAATAACAGCCCTGTGATGAACCGTTCTTTCCAAGACAATATTTTTGCCGCCTTAGCTTATCGTTTTAAGTAA
- a CDS encoding substrate-binding domain-containing protein produces the protein MISSIRSTALLFVTALFFAGSTFAAEIQVITSGAFAEALKALAPEYEKQSPNKVLISYGSSMGGAPDSIPSRLARDEKFDVLILAGPALEGFIKSGAVQPGSRVDLVASVIGVAVKAGAPKPDISTVPALKETLLNAKSVAYSASASGTYLSTELFPKLGIAEQMSKTAKKIYSERVGTVVARGDAELGFQQVSELIPIPGIDFVGEIPVEVQQTVLFSAGVTSNVNSLEASRDLIAFLASSKAAPTIQKAGLKPLLPALPWK, from the coding sequence ATGATTTCTTCTATTAGAAGCACAGCTCTATTATTTGTTACCGCTCTCTTTTTCGCGGGCTCAACATTTGCCGCAGAGATTCAGGTAATTACTTCAGGTGCTTTTGCTGAGGCCCTTAAGGCTTTAGCGCCCGAGTATGAAAAACAATCTCCCAATAAAGTCCTGATTTCTTATGGATCTTCCATGGGCGGAGCGCCTGACTCGATTCCTTCTAGGCTGGCCAGGGATGAAAAGTTTGATGTCTTGATACTAGCGGGGCCAGCATTAGAGGGGTTTATCAAGAGCGGGGCAGTACAGCCCGGGAGCAGAGTGGATTTAGTTGCCTCTGTCATTGGCGTGGCAGTAAAGGCCGGTGCACCTAAGCCCGATATCAGTACTGTACCTGCGCTTAAGGAGACCCTATTAAATGCAAAGTCTGTTGCCTATTCAGCCAGTGCCAGCGGAACATATCTATCAACAGAGTTGTTTCCAAAATTAGGCATTGCTGAGCAGATGAGTAAGACTGCTAAAAAAATCTATAGTGAGCGCGTTGGGACCGTTGTTGCCAGAGGGGATGCGGAGCTTGGCTTTCAGCAGGTAAGCGAATTAATCCCAATCCCTGGAATTGACTTTGTTGGTGAAATTCCTGTAGAGGTGCAGCAGACCGTTTTGTTTTCAGCGGGCGTTACCAGTAACGTAAATAGTCTTGAGGCCTCAAGAGATCTGATTGCTTTCTTGGCTTCGTCCAAAGCAGCCCCAACCATTCAGAAAGCTGGTCTTAAACCACTTCTTCCCGCATTGCCATGGAAATAA
- a CDS encoding haloacid dehalogenase type II: MYKLIAFDAYGTLFDVYSMGELAEKLFPGHGQALSLMWRDRQIEYTRLVTMSDPNPEGSKYYLPFWELTIRSLRYVCKRMGLNLSGENEKQLMDQYAKLSSFEDSLNVLREIKNRGISTAILSNGSREMLATVVESNGLKSYLDQVVTIEDVRLFKTAPQAYELLLKAFPVKKDEVLFVSSNAWDALAAKWYGYDVFWVNRLGHPFEEIGEQPNYEGNSLSKVLDVI, translated from the coding sequence ATGTATAAGTTGATCGCATTTGATGCGTATGGAACCTTGTTTGATGTCTACTCCATGGGTGAGTTAGCAGAAAAATTATTTCCTGGTCATGGCCAAGCGCTATCTTTAATGTGGCGAGACCGACAAATTGAATATACCCGCCTTGTCACAATGAGTGATCCAAATCCAGAAGGTAGCAAGTACTACCTACCATTTTGGGAACTCACTATTCGTTCATTACGTTATGTTTGCAAGCGCATGGGCTTGAATCTCTCTGGCGAAAATGAAAAGCAATTGATGGATCAATACGCAAAGCTCTCAAGCTTTGAAGACAGCTTAAATGTTCTGCGTGAAATTAAAAACCGTGGAATCTCGACTGCAATTTTGTCAAACGGCAGTCGAGAAATGTTGGCTACAGTTGTAGAAAGCAATGGTCTTAAGTCTTATCTAGATCAAGTGGTCACCATCGAAGATGTACGTTTATTTAAGACCGCCCCCCAAGCCTATGAGCTTTTGCTTAAAGCATTTCCTGTTAAAAAGGATGAGGTGTTATTTGTATCCAGCAACGCTTGGGATGCATTGGCGGCTAAGTGGTATGGATATGATGTCTTTTGGGTAAACCGCTTAGGTCATCCGTTTGAGGAAATCGGCGAACAACCAAATTATGAAGGCAACTCATTAAGCAAAGTATTGGATGTTATTTAA
- a CDS encoding sodium-dependent bicarbonate transport family permease: MSNFLDPAILFFVFGAFAGAVKSNLEIPQPIARFLSLYLLMALGLKGGFALHKSGFTVEIGLALGLAVFLAIIIPLLGYLVLRTKLNNYDAAAIAATYGSVSAVTFITATQALDQYGIAFGGHMAAAMALMESPAIILAILLANKARASTTNSKQSVGMSKILHESFTDGAQLLLLGSMVVGLVSGDGGQKIMAPFSIDLFKGMLAFFLLDMGLMAAKNFEGLKGKPPITLFYAIGAPLVHASIALGLCKLLGLPLGDTVLLMVLAASASYIAVPAVLRHALPEVNPALYMGMSLGITFPFNIIFGIPLYAFIAGLTY, translated from the coding sequence ATGAGTAATTTCTTAGATCCAGCAATTCTCTTTTTTGTTTTTGGCGCTTTTGCTGGCGCCGTTAAGTCCAATTTAGAAATTCCTCAGCCAATAGCCAGATTTTTATCTTTATATCTATTGATGGCTTTGGGTTTAAAGGGCGGCTTTGCCCTTCATAAATCAGGGTTTACTGTCGAGATTGGTTTGGCGCTAGGGTTGGCTGTATTTCTTGCCATCATTATTCCGCTGCTGGGTTATCTAGTCTTAAGAACCAAGCTTAACAATTACGATGCAGCTGCTATTGCTGCTACCTATGGCTCAGTAAGTGCCGTGACTTTTATTACCGCAACACAAGCGCTTGATCAATACGGTATTGCGTTTGGTGGTCATATGGCAGCTGCAATGGCTTTGATGGAATCGCCCGCAATTATCCTCGCAATTTTATTGGCGAATAAAGCTAGGGCAAGCACGACAAATTCAAAACAATCTGTAGGTATGTCAAAGATTTTGCACGAATCATTTACTGATGGCGCACAACTTCTTTTACTCGGATCAATGGTGGTTGGATTGGTGAGCGGTGATGGTGGGCAAAAAATCATGGCACCCTTTTCTATTGATCTCTTTAAGGGGATGCTTGCATTCTTCCTGCTAGATATGGGATTGATGGCGGCTAAGAACTTCGAGGGATTGAAAGGTAAGCCACCGATCACTTTGTTTTATGCCATAGGTGCGCCATTGGTTCATGCTTCGATTGCATTGGGCTTGTGTAAATTGCTTGGCTTACCACTAGGCGACACCGTTCTTTTAATGGTTCTCGCTGCCAGCGCCTCTTATATTGCCGTACCAGCCGTATTGAGGCATGCTCTTCCAGAAGTCAATCCGGCCTTATATATGGGAATGTCGCTGGGGATCACTTTCCCTTTTAATATCATTTTTGGAATCCCGCTCTACGCCTTTATTGCAGGGCTTACTTATTAA
- a CDS encoding tautomerase family protein produces the protein MPLVRIDLSKKYSESFAQQVGDIIYQIMREQINVPDDDKFQIIARHDLAEFNIPKSYLGIEYSEGIIFIQATISFGRSTELKKGLYKAICETLVQKLKVRPQDIFINLIEVNKENWSFGNGEMQYADKD, from the coding sequence ATGCCATTAGTCAGAATTGATTTAAGTAAAAAATACTCTGAAAGTTTTGCACAGCAGGTCGGAGATATCATTTATCAGATAATGCGGGAGCAAATCAATGTCCCAGATGATGACAAGTTTCAGATCATTGCGAGGCATGACCTAGCGGAGTTCAATATACCCAAAAGCTATTTGGGGATTGAATATTCCGAGGGGATCATTTTTATTCAAGCGACCATCAGCTTTGGAAGATCTACAGAACTCAAAAAAGGGCTCTACAAAGCCATTTGTGAAACCCTAGTGCAAAAACTTAAAGTCAGGCCTCAAGATATCTTTATCAATTTAATCGAAGTGAATAAAGAAAATTGGTCATTTGGAAATGGTGAAATGCAATACGCTGACAAGGATTAA